In the genome of Geotrypetes seraphini chromosome 16, aGeoSer1.1, whole genome shotgun sequence, one region contains:
- the PRMT5 gene encoding protein arginine N-methyltransferase 5 — protein sequence MAQRAVRLCDWLGSGGPGGPRPGMMAAAMVQSSCGRVSSGRDLSCVPEVGNTLAAVTKQGFDFLCMPIFHPRFKREFSKEPAKSRPGAQTRSDLLLSGRDWNALIVGKLSQWIQPDSHVEEIRRNSEAALLQELNFAAYLGLPAFMIHLSQGDNTNLARILINHIHVGHHSCTFWMRVPLIAADDMRDDLIENEAPIHGEKEEERTWMWWHNFRTLCDYNKRVALAIEVSADLPSDAVIDRWLGEPIKAAVVPTSIFLTNKKGFPVLSKLHQCLIFRLLKLDVQFVIAGVNRHSDKDFCCYLQYLQYLSQNRPPPNAYELFARGYEDYLQSPLQPLMDNLESQTYEVFEKDPVKYSQYQQAVYKCLLDRVPEEEKDTNVQILMVLGAGRGPLVNASLRAAKQAERKIKIYAVEKNPNAVVTLENWRYEEWGSQVTVVSSDMREWVAPEKADIIVSELLGSFGDNELSPECLEGAQHVLKEDGVSIPCEYTSFLAPISSSKLYNEVRACREKDRDPEAQFEMPYVVRLHNFHQLADPLPCFNFSHPSKDAVIDNNRYKSLAYTVGLNTVLHGFAGYFETVLYKDITLSIHPETHSPGMFSWFPILFPLKQPIMLKEHDTVGVRFWRCNNGKKVWYEWAVTSPVCSAIHNPTGRSYTIGL from the exons ATGGCGCAGAGGGCGGTGCGACTCTGTGATTGGCTCGGCAGCGGAGGCCCGGGTGGTCCTCGCCCGGGAATGATGGCGGCAGCGATGGTGCAGTCTAGCTGTGGCCGAGTCTCGAGCGGCCGAGACCTGAGCTGTGTCCCAGAGGTGGGGAACACGCTGGCGGCAGTGACCAAGCAAGG GTTTGACTTTCTTTGTATGCCTATCTTCCATCCTCGATTCAAGCGGGAGTTTAGCAAGGAGCCAGCAAAGTCACGGCCAGGGGCCCAGACCAGATCCGACCTACTGTTATCAGGAAGAG ACTGGAATGCATTAATTGTGGGAAAGCTGTCCCAGTGGATCCAGCCCGATTCCCATGTGGAGGAGATCCGTCGAAACTCAGAAGCA GCTCTGCTGCAGGAGCTTAACTTTGCAGCCTATCTGGGACTACCAGCCTTTATGATTCATCTCAGTCAGGGAGACAATACAAACCTAGCTCGGATTCTCATCAACCACATTCATGTGGGACACCATTCCTGCACG TTCTGGATGCGTGTGCCACTCATAGCTGCTGATGACATGCGCGATGACCTCATTGAGAATGAGGCCCCGATCCACGGTGAGAAGGAGGAGGAGCGCACCTGGATGTG GTGGCATAATTTTCGGACACTCTGTGATTACAACAAGAGAGTGGCGCTCG cAATCGAGGTCAGTGCTGACTTGCCTTCCGATGCAGTCATTGATCGCTGGCTGGGGGAACCAATCAAAGCTGCTGTGGTGCCTACCAGTATTTTCCTGACCAACAAGAAAGGCTTCCCAGTACTGTCCAAACTCCACCAGTGCCTCATCTTTCGATTGCTGAAG ttagATGTGCAATTTGTCATTGCCGGGGTGAACCGCCATTCGGACAAAGACTTCTGCTGCTACCTCCAGTATCTCCAGTATCTAAGCCAGAACCGCCCTCCTCCCAATGCCTATGAATTGTTTGCTCGGGGCTATGAAGACTATTTGCAATCTCCTCTTCAG CCGCTCATGGATAACTTGGAGTCACAGACATATGAAGTGTTTGAGAAAGATCCCGTGAAATATTCTCAGTATCAGCAG GCAGTGTATAAGTGTCTTCTTGATCGTGTCCcagaggaggagaaggacacCAATGTGCA aATTCTCATGGTACTGGGGGCAGGCCGAGGTCCCTTAGTAAATGCCTCACTCCGAGCTGCCAAGCAGGCTGAGCGCAAAATCAAAATTTATGCTGTGGAGAAAAATCCCAACGCTGTAGTCAC GTTGGAGAACTGGAGATACGAAGAATGGGGTAGTCAGGTGACTGTAGTCTCTTCAGACATGCGGGAATGGGTGGCTCCGGAGAAGGCTGACATCATTGTTAGTGAACTGCTGGGGTCCTTTGGTGACAATGAGCTGTCTCCAGAGTGCCTGGAGGGAGCGCAGCACGTCCTAAAAG AGGATGGTGTGAGTATCCCCTGCGAGTACACATCCTTCTTGGCCCCCATCTCCTCCTCCAAGCTCTACAATGAGGTACGGGCGTGCCGTGAAAAGGACCGAGACCCCGAG GCACAGTTTGAGATGCCCTACGTGGTGAGGCTGCACAACTTTCACCAGCTGGCCGACCCCCTCCCCTGTTTCAACTTCAGCCACCCCAGCAAAG ATGCAGTCATTGACAATAATCGTTACAAGTCTTTGGCATACACAGTGGGGCTGAACACTGTTCTGCATGGCTTCGCTGGTTACTTTGAGACTGTGCTGTACAAGGACATCACCCTCA GTATCCATCCAGAAACTCATTCCCCAGGCATGTTCTCATGGTTTCCCATCCTCTTCCCTCTTAAG CAACCGATTATGCTGAAAGAACATGATACAGTCGGTGTGCGCTTCTGGCGATGCAACAATGGAAAAAAGGTGTGGTACGAGTGGGCTGTCACTTCTCCTGTCTGCTCTGCCATCCACAACCCCACCGGCCGCTCATACACCATTGGCCTGTAA